The Iamia majanohamensis genome window below encodes:
- a CDS encoding EVE domain-containing protein: MPEGRCWVNVVSLDHVEAGVAGGFTQADHGKPDRLRRLSRGDRIALYSPWTRVRSGQPLQQLTALGTVVDDRPRPVDLPDGRSPWRLAVAFEEVTPADVHPLLPRLSFVTDLEHWDLAFRRGLFEVPTADMDLIAAALRPS, encoded by the coding sequence ATGCCTGAGGGCCGCTGCTGGGTCAACGTCGTCAGCCTCGACCACGTCGAGGCCGGGGTGGCCGGCGGGTTCACCCAGGCCGACCACGGCAAGCCCGACCGGCTGCGCCGCCTGTCCCGCGGCGACCGCATCGCCCTCTACTCGCCCTGGACCCGGGTGCGCTCGGGCCAGCCCCTCCAGCAGCTCACCGCCCTGGGCACCGTCGTCGACGACCGGCCCCGCCCGGTCGACCTGCCCGACGGGCGCAGCCCGTGGCGCCTGGCCGTGGCCTTCGAGGAGGTCACGCCGGCCGACGTGCACCCCCTGCTCCCCCGGCTGTCGTTCGTGACCGACCTCGAGCACTGGGACCTGGCCTTCCGCCGCGGCCTCTTCGAGGTGCCGACCGCCGACATGGACCTCATCGCGGCCGCCCTGCGCCCGTCGTAG
- a CDS encoding NAD(P)-dependent oxidoreductase, which produces MPDIGRVVTTYVGERAEGVGRAFAPTPVISVAAEDLGRGSPETEVAVLAADARATVAATPGLRWVHVGHAGLDGSALGPLLEAGIAVTSAAGRSAPVLAEHALHFMLSLTYRAPSSMLLQRRRTWAPPRGRGPWRGLHGRQVVIVGVGHTGRALAPLCAALGMEVVGFRRRRAPAPPGFERVHCTDDGDRLGDVVRGADIVVLAAGLNDASRHMVGAAELTALGPDGLLVNVARGELVDERALRAALRSGALAGAATDTVAVEPLPPWSPLWRTPGLLITPHRTPPVADRAERALALLAEDVERYRAGRPLLNALGPEDVLHRPPRRTRRPRLERAATHRWARAEHRLARLRGAVG; this is translated from the coding sequence GTGCCTGACATCGGCCGGGTCGTCACCACCTACGTCGGTGAGAGGGCGGAGGGGGTGGGCCGGGCCTTCGCCCCCACTCCCGTGATCTCGGTGGCGGCGGAGGACCTCGGGCGCGGGTCGCCAGAGACCGAGGTCGCGGTGCTGGCCGCGGATGCCCGCGCCACCGTGGCCGCGACGCCCGGCCTCCGGTGGGTCCACGTCGGCCACGCCGGCCTCGACGGCTCCGCTCTCGGGCCGCTCCTGGAGGCCGGCATCGCGGTCACCTCGGCGGCCGGCCGCTCCGCGCCCGTGCTCGCGGAGCACGCCCTCCACTTCATGCTGTCGCTCACCTACCGGGCCCCGAGCTCGATGCTGCTCCAGCGCCGCCGCACCTGGGCCCCGCCGCGCGGGCGGGGGCCGTGGAGGGGCCTCCACGGCCGGCAGGTGGTCATCGTCGGGGTGGGCCACACGGGACGGGCCCTCGCGCCGCTGTGCGCGGCCCTCGGGATGGAGGTCGTGGGCTTCCGCCGCCGTCGGGCCCCGGCGCCGCCCGGCTTCGAGCGCGTCCACTGCACCGACGACGGCGACCGGCTGGGCGACGTGGTGCGGGGGGCGGACATCGTGGTGCTGGCGGCCGGCCTGAACGACGCCAGCCGGCACATGGTGGGCGCGGCCGAGCTGACGGCGCTGGGCCCCGACGGCCTCCTCGTGAACGTCGCACGGGGCGAGCTCGTGGACGAGCGTGCGCTGCGGGCCGCGCTGCGATCAGGGGCCCTCGCAGGCGCCGCCACCGACACCGTCGCGGTCGAGCCACTGCCCCCGTGGAGCCCGCTGTGGCGCACCCCCGGCCTGCTCATCACTCCACACCGCACCCCGCCGGTCGCCGACCGCGCCGAGCGGGCCCTCGCCCTGCTCGCCGAGGACGTGGAGCGCTACCGCGCCGGCCGCCCCCTCCTGAACGCCCTCGGTCCCGAGGACGTGCTCCACCGTCCGCCGCGCCGCACCCGGCGCCCCCGTCTCGAGCGCGCTGCGACCCACCGGTGGGCCCGGGCCGAGCACCGCTTGGCCCGCCTCCGAGGTGCTGTCGGGTGA
- a CDS encoding HAD-IB family hydrolase, whose amino-acid sequence MAADPAVPATPPVAEALDGRRLFVTGTTGFLGTALVERLLRCAPGAHLVLLVRPGRKRTVEQRAQREIFRNDCFDRLRDEVGGKEAFEALVADRVTVVAGDVATDGLGLDDHGREVLAACDTVIHSAATVSFDSPLDLAVEVNLLGPSRIARTLADLGVAPHLVAVSTCYVAGNRRGAAPEIRVDDSPFWIDVDHRREVEAARRVRADAEAASRSPENLAAFRAEAVDELGAAGGPLLAEKTEQRRTAWVKDQLVEAGRARAASLGWPDAYAMTKALGEKALGEDRGDVPVSIVRPAIIESAWSEPVPGWIRGFRMAEPVIVSYARGLLSQFPGVPEGTVDVIPVDLVVGAICAVAARGPAHDDGSPDITQVASGSSNPLEFQRMVDLISAWFTEHPLYDRDGQPISVPEFKFPGRGQVEGELKRATRVLTAADKVLSALPLRGRQAEWATDLEERREMVDRASTYVTLYGAYTECEAIYGVDNLLALHADLTPDDQRDFGCDPRVVDWEHYVREIHLPSVVKHARVRTDGRTGGSEARSTRLRRQVLSDTRQMAAFDLENTLIASNVVTSFAWLASRRLEAADRRTLTLRLLAEAPSLLRLDARDRSDFLRHFYRRYEGAPAEELFADSAEMLSELILTKSFPAGIRRVREHRALGHRTVLITGALDFVVEPLRPLFDDIVCTRMTVAPDGTYTGQMTEVPPTGESRAQALYDHAAAHGIDVAEAVAYADSTSDLPLLEAVGFPVAVNPEARLASLARKRGWLVETWDKAPGYAPPRLPLSRPPGPRRERLRVPGHRRPERGARRWKVGP is encoded by the coding sequence ATGGCCGCCGACCCCGCCGTGCCCGCCACCCCGCCCGTGGCCGAGGCCCTCGACGGGCGCCGCCTGTTCGTCACCGGCACCACCGGCTTCCTCGGCACCGCCCTGGTCGAGCGCCTCCTGCGCTGCGCCCCCGGCGCCCACCTGGTGCTGCTGGTCCGCCCCGGCCGCAAGCGCACCGTCGAGCAGCGGGCCCAGCGGGAGATCTTCCGCAACGACTGCTTCGACCGCCTGCGCGACGAGGTGGGCGGCAAGGAGGCCTTCGAGGCCCTGGTGGCCGACCGGGTCACGGTGGTGGCCGGCGACGTCGCCACCGACGGCCTCGGCCTCGACGACCACGGGCGCGAGGTCCTCGCCGCCTGCGACACCGTCATCCACTCCGCCGCCACCGTCTCGTTCGACTCGCCCCTCGACCTCGCCGTCGAGGTCAACCTGCTCGGCCCGTCCCGCATCGCCCGGACCCTCGCCGACCTCGGCGTCGCCCCCCACCTGGTCGCGGTGTCGACCTGCTACGTGGCCGGCAACCGCCGGGGGGCGGCCCCCGAGATCCGGGTCGACGACAGCCCCTTCTGGATCGACGTCGACCACCGCCGCGAGGTGGAGGCGGCCCGCCGGGTGCGGGCCGACGCCGAGGCCGCCAGCCGCTCCCCGGAGAACCTGGCGGCCTTCCGCGCCGAGGCGGTCGACGAGCTGGGCGCCGCGGGCGGGCCGCTGCTGGCCGAGAAGACCGAGCAGCGCCGCACCGCCTGGGTGAAGGACCAGCTGGTCGAGGCGGGCCGGGCCCGGGCCGCCTCTCTGGGCTGGCCCGACGCCTACGCCATGACCAAGGCCCTGGGCGAGAAGGCCCTCGGCGAGGACCGGGGCGACGTCCCCGTCTCCATCGTCCGCCCCGCCATCATCGAGTCGGCCTGGTCCGAGCCCGTGCCGGGCTGGATCCGCGGCTTCCGCATGGCCGAGCCGGTCATCGTCTCCTACGCCCGGGGCCTGCTCAGCCAGTTCCCCGGCGTCCCCGAGGGCACCGTCGACGTCATCCCCGTCGACCTCGTGGTCGGGGCCATCTGCGCGGTGGCGGCGCGGGGGCCGGCCCACGACGACGGCAGCCCCGACATCACCCAGGTGGCCTCGGGCTCGTCCAACCCCCTCGAGTTCCAGCGCATGGTCGACCTGATCAGCGCCTGGTTCACCGAGCACCCGCTCTACGACCGCGACGGACAGCCCATCAGCGTCCCCGAGTTCAAGTTCCCGGGGCGGGGCCAGGTCGAGGGCGAGCTCAAGCGGGCGACCCGGGTGCTCACCGCGGCCGACAAGGTGCTCTCCGCCCTCCCCCTGCGCGGCAGGCAGGCGGAGTGGGCGACCGACCTCGAGGAGCGTCGGGAGATGGTCGACCGGGCCTCGACCTACGTCACCCTCTACGGCGCCTACACCGAGTGCGAGGCCATCTACGGCGTCGACAACCTGCTCGCCCTCCACGCCGACCTCACCCCCGACGACCAGCGCGACTTCGGCTGCGACCCCCGGGTCGTCGACTGGGAGCACTACGTCCGGGAGATCCACCTGCCCTCGGTGGTCAAGCACGCCCGGGTGCGCACCGACGGCCGGACCGGCGGCAGCGAGGCCCGCAGCACCCGGCTGCGGCGCCAGGTGCTGTCCGACACCCGCCAGATGGCCGCCTTCGACCTCGAGAACACGCTCATCGCGTCGAACGTGGTCACATCCTTCGCCTGGCTCGCGTCGCGCCGGCTGGAGGCGGCGGACCGCCGCACCCTCACCCTGCGGCTGCTGGCCGAGGCCCCGTCGCTGCTGCGCCTCGACGCCCGCGACCGCAGCGACTTCCTCCGCCACTTCTACCGCCGCTACGAGGGCGCGCCGGCCGAGGAGCTCTTCGCCGACTCGGCCGAGATGCTCTCCGAGCTGATCCTCACCAAGTCCTTCCCCGCCGGCATCCGGAGGGTGCGCGAGCACCGGGCCCTCGGCCACCGCACCGTGCTCATCACCGGCGCCCTCGACTTCGTGGTCGAGCCCCTGCGGCCGCTGTTCGACGACATCGTCTGCACCCGCATGACCGTCGCCCCCGACGGCACCTACACCGGCCAGATGACCGAGGTGCCCCCCACCGGCGAGAGCCGGGCCCAAGCCCTCTACGACCACGCCGCGGCCCACGGCATCGACGTGGCCGAGGCGGTGGCCTACGCCGACTCCACCAGCGACCTGCCCCTCCTCGAGGCGGTCGGCTTCCCCGTGGCCGTCAACCCCGAGGCCCGGCTGGCGTCGCTGGCCCGCAAGCGGGGCTGGCTGGTCGAGACGTGGGACAAGGCCCCCGGCTACGCCCCGCCCCGCCTGCCCCTGTCCCGCCCCCCGGGCCCCCGCCGCGAGCGCCTGCGGGTGCCGGGCCACCGCCGCCCCGAGCGCGGCGCCCGCCGCTGGAAGGTCGGGCCGTGA
- a CDS encoding TetR/AcrR family transcriptional regulator, with protein sequence MARSDTRERILAAALEAFARRGVEATSLDDVAEAVGVRKQTVLYWFRSKDALVGGVVEAAVAELGDALDRAVAARRPGRPATVAVVDEVLRLGARRPDLLVLLREVSRLGPSATGPLATAIGPRLDGAAAALSGPDADPAARDRARRRLVEAGARVVATAVEAQLLTEMGVAPDRAWLRRRRADLLAALAG encoded by the coding sequence GTGGCCCGGTCCGACACCCGCGAGCGGATCCTGGCCGCGGCCCTGGAGGCCTTCGCCCGGCGGGGGGTCGAGGCCACCTCGCTCGACGACGTGGCCGAGGCCGTCGGCGTCCGCAAGCAGACCGTCCTCTACTGGTTCCGCTCCAAGGACGCCCTGGTCGGCGGGGTCGTGGAGGCGGCGGTGGCCGAGCTGGGCGACGCCCTCGACCGGGCCGTGGCGGCCCGCCGCCCGGGCCGGCCGGCGACGGTCGCCGTGGTCGACGAGGTCCTGCGCCTGGGCGCCCGCCGGCCGGACCTCCTGGTGCTCCTGCGGGAGGTGAGCCGGCTGGGGCCGTCGGCCACCGGCCCCCTGGCCACCGCCATCGGCCCCCGCCTCGACGGCGCCGCCGCCGCCCTGTCGGGCCCCGACGCCGACCCTGCGGCCCGCGACCGCGCCCGACGTCGGCTGGTGGAGGCGGGGGCCCGGGTGGTGGCGACCGCGGTCGAGGCCCAGCTGCTCACCGAGATGGGCGTGGCCCCGGACCGGGCCTGGCTCCGGCGGCGCCGGGCCGACCTCCTCGCCGCCCTCGCCGGCTGA
- a CDS encoding Gfo/Idh/MocA family protein, whose product MTAGPVALVGCGLWGSNVLRDLVDLGAEVVVVDPDLAVRRRAEVAGAVATCADLDDLGPVAGAVVATPASRHVEDVLALVQRAVPTFCEKPLATSRRDAHRIRDAGVGTVQVMHVWRHHPAIELMGHLAGEGVVGEVTGLRTTRAGWTSPRVDVDAVWTMLPHDLSLGLELLGRVPEPRGAVADVVGGRAAGLWGMCRDDGAGGSWLVADTSTRVGERRREVRLHGSDGVVVFDDREAVVRVERGRGRRPEVEEWTPDPEPALRRELRRWLAHLDGAAPPKSSVDEAVLVVEGVLALRELAGLVDG is encoded by the coding sequence GTGACGGCCGGACCGGTCGCGCTGGTCGGCTGCGGGCTCTGGGGGAGCAACGTCCTGCGCGACCTGGTCGACCTCGGCGCCGAGGTGGTCGTGGTCGACCCGGACCTCGCGGTCCGCAGGCGGGCCGAGGTGGCGGGGGCCGTCGCGACCTGCGCCGACCTGGACGACCTGGGCCCGGTCGCCGGTGCCGTGGTTGCCACCCCTGCGTCCCGCCACGTGGAGGACGTGCTGGCCCTCGTGCAGCGGGCCGTCCCGACGTTCTGCGAGAAGCCGTTGGCCACCTCGCGACGAGATGCCCACCGCATCCGCGACGCCGGGGTCGGCACGGTCCAGGTCATGCACGTGTGGCGCCACCACCCCGCCATCGAGCTCATGGGCCACCTCGCGGGTGAGGGCGTCGTCGGTGAGGTGACGGGGCTGCGCACGACCCGGGCCGGGTGGACCAGTCCTCGCGTCGACGTGGACGCCGTGTGGACGATGCTCCCCCACGACCTCTCCCTCGGCCTGGAGCTGCTCGGGCGCGTGCCGGAGCCCCGAGGCGCCGTGGCGGACGTGGTGGGCGGCCGTGCCGCCGGGCTCTGGGGCATGTGCCGTGACGACGGGGCCGGCGGGTCCTGGCTGGTCGCGGACACCTCGACGCGCGTCGGGGAGAGGCGGCGGGAGGTCCGGCTGCACGGGTCGGACGGGGTCGTGGTCTTCGACGACCGCGAGGCCGTCGTCCGGGTCGAGCGGGGGCGGGGCCGACGTCCGGAGGTGGAGGAGTGGACCCCCGACCCAGAGCCCGCCCTCCGCCGCGAGCTGCGCCGCTGGTTGGCCCACCTCGACGGCGCCGCACCGCCCAAGAGCAGCGTGGACGAGGCGGTCCTGGTGGTCGAGGGCGTGCTGGCCCTGCGCGAGCTGGCGGGACTGGTCGATGGGTGA
- a CDS encoding carboxymuconolactone decarboxylase family protein, producing the protein MPRLDPVARDGSNPPVVSFVYDLIFGEGRDPVAEPGTHTETSGDWWTTFANSPAVLQHCVDGFALYQSPERRIDPQLRELGQTRVGWARGSQFVFSQHCKSCRDVGIPEEKIAAIPHWGVADCFDELERAVLAYTDALVLDGGRVADGVFAVLRAHLDDEQVLELTYITALYDMHAVMSRALRTEQDDVAERMAETGPRDTSALDALRERRDG; encoded by the coding sequence GTGCCCCGCCTCGACCCCGTCGCCCGCGACGGGAGCAACCCGCCCGTCGTCTCCTTCGTCTACGACCTCATCTTCGGCGAGGGTCGCGACCCGGTGGCCGAGCCCGGCACCCACACCGAGACCTCCGGCGACTGGTGGACCACCTTCGCCAACAGCCCCGCCGTGCTGCAGCACTGCGTCGACGGCTTCGCCCTCTACCAGTCGCCCGAGCGCCGCATCGACCCGCAGCTGCGGGAGCTGGGCCAGACCCGCGTCGGCTGGGCCCGGGGGAGCCAGTTCGTGTTCTCCCAGCACTGCAAGTCCTGCCGCGACGTCGGCATCCCGGAGGAGAAGATCGCCGCCATCCCCCACTGGGGCGTGGCCGACTGCTTCGACGAGCTGGAGCGGGCCGTGCTCGCCTACACCGACGCCCTGGTGCTCGACGGCGGACGGGTGGCCGACGGGGTGTTCGCCGTGCTGCGGGCCCACCTCGACGACGAGCAGGTCCTCGAGCTCACCTACATCACCGCCCTCTACGACATGCACGCGGTGATGAGCCGGGCCCTGCGCACCGAGCAGGACGACGTCGCCGAGCGCATGGCCGAGACGGGCCCGAGGGACACCTCCGCCCTCGACGCCCTGCGCGAGCGCCGGGACGGGTAG
- a CDS encoding glycosyltransferase family A protein, producing the protein MGDGPAGEREGLTATVLVPTTGDRGPLLPFSVGSVLAQTVTDIEVFLLLDGAEPETREAAELLASRDRRVRVFAFPKSARRGERERHAVLTEHARGRIVCYLCDRDLWLPDHLAEMDRVLSGADFGHTLRFAMEEGDRIGVRHVIDLADPADRAVQAHHSSVLPLSMGGHTMDLYRRLPHGWRTTPPGRGTDRYMWSQILAEPSCRVGWSPQPTVLYFKRGDHPGWSTARRTALLEHWSAVIDDPAEVELLRRRAWEAILVDRSDRARRLRHLDRPWVDRAAERALPEHSYRALRRRAVAGRDRLRRRP; encoded by the coding sequence ATGGGTGACGGACCCGCCGGGGAGCGCGAGGGGCTGACGGCGACGGTGCTGGTCCCGACGACGGGTGACCGCGGGCCGCTCCTCCCGTTCTCGGTGGGGAGCGTGCTGGCCCAGACGGTGACCGACATCGAGGTGTTCCTGCTGCTCGACGGGGCCGAGCCGGAGACGAGGGAGGCGGCCGAGCTGCTGGCGTCACGGGACCGCCGGGTGCGGGTGTTCGCGTTCCCGAAGAGCGCCCGCCGCGGCGAGCGGGAGCGGCATGCGGTCCTTACCGAGCACGCACGGGGACGCATCGTCTGCTACCTGTGCGATCGCGACCTCTGGCTGCCGGACCACCTGGCCGAGATGGACAGGGTCCTCAGCGGAGCCGACTTCGGCCACACCCTGCGGTTCGCCATGGAGGAGGGCGACCGGATCGGGGTCCGTCACGTCATCGACCTGGCCGACCCGGCCGATCGGGCCGTGCAGGCGCACCACTCCTCGGTCCTGCCGCTGTCGATGGGTGGCCACACCATGGACCTGTACCGGCGGCTCCCGCACGGCTGGCGGACCACGCCGCCGGGGCGGGGCACGGACCGCTACATGTGGAGCCAGATCCTCGCCGAGCCGTCGTGTCGGGTGGGGTGGAGCCCCCAGCCCACCGTCCTCTACTTCAAGCGGGGCGACCACCCCGGGTGGAGCACGGCGCGCCGCACGGCGCTGCTGGAGCACTGGTCGGCCGTCATCGACGACCCCGCGGAGGTCGAGCTGCTGCGGCGGCGCGCGTGGGAGGCGATCCTCGTGGATCGGTCCGACCGGGCGAGGCGGCTCCGTCACCTCGACCGGCCCTGGGTCGATCGGGCCGCAGAGCGTGCGCTGCCCGAGCACTCCTACCGGGCGTTGCGTCGCCGGGCGGTGGCGGGCCGGGACCGGCTGCGACGCCGGCCCTGA
- a CDS encoding VOC family protein → MSTEPAIELGGINHLALVCRDMARTVDFYEGVLGMPLVKTVELPMGLGQHFFFDCGGGDLLAFFWFPEAPEPVPGVSGPAGRPDVAELTSAIGSMNHVAFKVPVERIDEYRDRLLAAGVACSETWDHDDSEWGLAAEPHEGVFVRSVYFQDPDGILLELAASTRPFGPGDVAHRPATAAEARAAATDAAAADAAAVSPA, encoded by the coding sequence ATGAGCACCGAGCCTGCGATCGAGCTGGGCGGGATCAACCACCTCGCCCTCGTGTGCCGGGACATGGCCCGCACCGTCGACTTCTACGAGGGGGTGCTGGGCATGCCCCTGGTGAAGACCGTCGAGCTGCCCATGGGCCTGGGCCAGCACTTCTTCTTCGACTGCGGCGGCGGGGACCTGCTCGCCTTCTTCTGGTTCCCCGAGGCCCCCGAGCCGGTGCCGGGCGTCTCCGGCCCCGCCGGCCGCCCCGACGTGGCCGAGCTGACCAGTGCCATCGGGTCCATGAACCACGTCGCCTTCAAGGTGCCGGTCGAGCGCATCGACGAGTACCGCGACCGCCTCCTCGCCGCCGGCGTCGCCTGCAGCGAGACCTGGGACCACGACGACAGCGAGTGGGGCCTGGCCGCCGAGCCCCACGAGGGCGTCTTCGTCCGCTCGGTCTACTTCCAGGACCCCGACGGCATCCTGCTCGAGCTGGCCGCCTCCACCCGCCCCTTCGGGCCCGGCGACGTGGCCCACCGGCCCGCCACCGCGGCCGAGGCCCGGGCCGCGGCCACCGACGCCGCGGCCGCCGACGCGGCCGCCGTCTCCCCCGCCTGA
- a CDS encoding dTDP-4-dehydrorhamnose 3,5-epimerase family protein, which yields MGVTHLRLTPHVDARGSFTEVFNEDWGLGFLPVEWSIVRSGPGVLRGMHLHRRHDEVFQVVTGLATVGLHDARPGSATEGMSATYLLDGDEPSLLAFPPGLVHGWLFHRPTVHLQGVTESHRTYGPDDNNGCHWSDPALGIDWPFAPTSVAPRAEAFGSLAELLRTAPA from the coding sequence GTGGGCGTGACCCACCTCCGCCTGACGCCCCACGTCGATGCCCGGGGCTCCTTCACCGAGGTCTTCAACGAGGACTGGGGTCTGGGCTTCCTCCCCGTCGAGTGGAGCATCGTCCGCTCGGGGCCCGGAGTGCTCCGGGGCATGCACCTCCACCGCCGCCACGACGAGGTCTTCCAGGTCGTGACCGGGCTCGCGACCGTGGGCCTCCACGACGCCCGCCCCGGGTCGGCCACGGAGGGCATGTCGGCCACCTACCTCCTCGACGGCGACGAGCCGTCCCTCCTGGCCTTCCCCCCGGGCCTGGTCCACGGCTGGCTCTTCCACCGGCCCACGGTCCACCTCCAGGGGGTCACCGAGTCCCACCGCACCTACGGTCCTGACGACAACAACGGCTGCCACTGGTCCGACCCCGCCCTCGGGATCGACTGGCCCTTCGCGCCCACCTCCGTCGCGCCGCGCGCGGAGGCGTTCGGCTCGCTGGCCGAGCTGCTGCGCACCGCACCCGCCTGA